A window from Methanobacterium sp. encodes these proteins:
- a CDS encoding PadR family transcriptional regulator produces the protein MDKDSKTADTPKEQEWECHIDDLNPYDKKLIKGLMRGFARIMILWLISKKKQHGYEIMTQIHASSPLDKKMPSASMIYPVLHKLEKEGLISGTWDQQGKRKVKFYEITDEGENSLNRIRQIAAHGRKMGTTDLWKEFMMDMFFLNGEIGD, from the coding sequence ATGGACAAAGATTCAAAAACTGCTGATACCCCGAAGGAACAGGAATGGGAATGTCACATTGACGACCTAAATCCCTATGATAAAAAGCTGATCAAAGGACTGATGAGAGGTTTTGCAAGGATTATGATATTATGGCTCATCAGCAAGAAGAAACAGCATGGATATGAAATAATGACCCAAATACATGCCTCATCCCCTCTTGATAAAAAAATGCCTAGTGCCAGCATGATTTATCCAGTACTGCATAAATTAGAAAAAGAAGGGCTGATTAGCGGAACATGGGATCAGCAGGGAAAGAGAAAAGTGAAATTTTATGAAATAACTGATGAAGGCGAGAATAGCCTGAATCGAATACGTCAAATCGCTGCTCATGGGAGGAAAATGGGTACAACAGACTTGTGGAAGGAATTCATGATGGACATGTTTTTCCTTAATGGAGAAATTGGAGATTAA
- the albA gene encoding DNA-binding protein Alba — protein sequence MSEENVVYIGNKPVMNYVLAVVTQMNGGTNEVILKARGRAISRAVDVAEIVRNRFITDVTIASIDICTEEIMSNEGTSTNVSAIEIQLSKDFSK from the coding sequence ATGTCAGAGGAAAATGTGGTGTACATTGGAAACAAACCGGTAATGAACTATGTATTAGCTGTAGTAACACAAATGAACGGTGGCACAAATGAAGTAATTCTCAAAGCAAGGGGAAGAGCTATTTCTAGGGCAGTTGATGTTGCAGAAATAGTCAGAAATAGATTCATAACCGACGTGACTATTGCCAGCATTGACATATGCACTGAAGAAATCATGAGCAATGAGGGTACTTCAACTAATGTTTCTGCCATTGAAATACAACTTTCGAAGGATTTCAGCAAATAG
- a CDS encoding 2-isopropylmalate synthase: MYIDEIKKEMKIPEKVLIFDTTLRDGEQTPGVAITPDEKIRIAKRLDRLGVDVIEVGFPAASQGERKAAQQIKSLGLNTQVCGLARVLQEDLDAALDSDVDYIHTFIGTSPLHRKYKLKMDQDEILQKSVQAVEYIKDHGIIAEFSAEDATRTELEFLQKIYSAVEEAGADIINVPDTVGVMLPVSMHKLITDIKKAVKIPISVHCHDDFGLAVANSLSAVEAGAQQVHATINGLGERAGNTSLEEVVMALMINYGIKTNINTELLVGTSELVSRITGVKMPPNKAIVGDNAFAHEAGIHVHGVLQKAETYEPLKPEMVGHTRRIIMGKHTGARAIRSKLDDYGIEMDEDQFCSLYDQVKKLGDKGKMITDADLQALAETVIGRPKEEKVRLEGFTVITGDNVLPTATVKLNIDGQIKTAAKTGVGPVDAAINAIQSLVGETADIELKEYHIEAITGGTNALAEVFVILADNEGNSATGRSTVEDVVMASVEAVLDAINKILIGR, translated from the coding sequence ATGTACATAGATGAGATTAAAAAAGAAATGAAAATACCCGAAAAGGTGCTAATATTCGATACCACCCTTCGTGATGGTGAACAAACGCCGGGAGTAGCTATAACTCCGGATGAAAAGATTAGAATAGCCAAAAGGCTGGACCGCTTAGGAGTAGATGTAATAGAAGTGGGATTTCCAGCTGCATCACAGGGTGAACGGAAAGCAGCCCAGCAAATTAAAAGTTTAGGTCTCAATACGCAAGTTTGTGGTTTGGCAAGAGTACTACAGGAAGACCTGGATGCTGCCTTAGACTCGGATGTGGATTACATTCACACCTTCATTGGAACATCTCCACTTCACCGGAAATACAAATTAAAGATGGACCAAGATGAAATACTCCAAAAATCAGTGCAAGCAGTGGAGTACATTAAAGACCATGGAATAATTGCTGAATTTTCAGCAGAAGATGCCACCCGCACCGAACTGGAATTCCTCCAAAAAATTTATTCTGCAGTAGAAGAAGCAGGAGCCGACATAATCAACGTGCCAGACACAGTGGGGGTCATGCTCCCAGTATCTATGCATAAACTAATAACAGACATCAAAAAAGCAGTAAAAATTCCAATCAGTGTGCACTGTCATGATGATTTTGGTTTGGCAGTGGCTAACAGCCTTTCGGCAGTGGAAGCTGGTGCTCAGCAAGTTCATGCAACAATCAACGGATTAGGGGAAAGAGCAGGAAACACTTCCCTGGAAGAGGTTGTAATGGCCCTTATGATCAATTATGGAATTAAAACTAACATCAACACTGAACTTTTAGTGGGAACTTCTGAACTCGTTTCCAGAATCACTGGAGTGAAAATGCCTCCAAATAAGGCTATAGTTGGAGATAATGCCTTTGCCCACGAAGCAGGAATACATGTCCACGGAGTTTTGCAGAAAGCAGAGACATATGAGCCCTTGAAACCAGAAATGGTAGGTCACACCCGCCGCATAATCATGGGAAAACATACTGGGGCCCGTGCAATACGGTCTAAACTGGATGATTATGGAATTGAAATGGATGAAGATCAGTTCTGCAGCCTATATGATCAAGTGAAAAAACTGGGAGATAAGGGAAAAATGATTACAGACGCAGATCTGCAAGCACTGGCTGAAACAGTAATAGGAAGACCTAAAGAGGAAAAAGTAAGATTAGAAGGTTTCACTGTGATTACTGGGGACAACGTTCTTCCCACAGCCACGGTGAAACTTAACATTGACGGCCAGATAAAAACCGCAGCTAAAACAGGGGTGGGTCCAGTTGACGCTGCCATAAATGCTATTCAAAGTTTAGTGGGAGAAACAGCTGATATAGAGCTAAAAGAATACCATATTGAAGCGATAACTGGGGGAACAAATGCACTAGCTGAGGTATTTGTAATTCTAGCAGATAACGAAGGTAACAGCGCTACAGGACGATCTACTGTGGAAGACGTGGTAATGGCCAGTGTTGAAGCTGTTTTAGATGCAATAAACAAGATTCTTATAGGAAGATAA
- a CDS encoding response regulator, with protein MTRATILVVEDERITAEDIKAGLVSAGYKVPIICSTGEGAVRQAARLEPDLVLMDIKLKGEMDGIEAAAEIRKVQDIPVIYLTAYSDEKTVERAKLTEPSGFLVKGQGMLSKPFEERELHAAIEITLYRHQMEKEHDQISGAMLQKTSEAVIATNSTGQIRFINALAENLTGWTKAEVLGKDITEIFPLLKEVTYECSLAEALTSDEEPKLISQGGGHVFVNGTITPIKDNQQRVNGLVVAFTAKQ; from the coding sequence GTGACTCGTGCAACAATTTTAGTGGTGGAAGACGAAAGGATCACCGCCGAAGATATCAAAGCAGGACTGGTATCTGCCGGATATAAGGTGCCTATTATTTGTTCTACAGGGGAAGGCGCAGTTCGTCAAGCAGCTAGGCTGGAACCTGATTTAGTTCTAATGGATATTAAATTGAAAGGAGAAATGGATGGTATTGAGGCAGCTGCTGAGATCAGAAAGGTACAAGATATTCCAGTTATCTACCTAACTGCTTATTCCGATGAAAAAACAGTAGAAAGAGCTAAACTAACTGAACCATCAGGGTTTTTGGTTAAAGGGCAAGGAATGTTAAGCAAACCATTTGAAGAACGTGAACTTCATGCTGCCATAGAAATAACTCTTTACAGGCACCAGATGGAGAAAGAGCACGATCAAATTTCTGGTGCTATGTTACAGAAAACATCAGAAGCAGTTATTGCCACCAATTCCACAGGACAAATCAGATTTATTAATGCTTTAGCAGAGAATTTAACTGGTTGGACTAAAGCAGAAGTTCTTGGAAAGGATATAACAGAAATTTTCCCGCTTTTGAAAGAAGTAACTTATGAGTGTTCACTGGCAGAGGCTTTAACATCAGATGAAGAACCTAAACTCATTTCACAGGGAGGGGGTCATGTTTTTGTAAACGGCACCATTACTCCTATCAAAGATAACCAACAGCGTGTAAATGGGTTGGTAGTAGCATTTACCGCTAAACAATAG
- a CDS encoding DUF362 domain-containing protein, producing MSSDVYFSNFRSRNMGENKNSKIKQLFDKAGFGGLLKKNDLTAIKLHFGEMGNDTFLKPVLVRPVVEKTLENDANPFLTDTNTLYYGSRHNSVDHLQTALKNGFAYAVTDAPIIIADGICGNNWVPVKVGLNYFNVVKIAGDIENSDSMIVLSHFKGHGMSGFGGAIKNLAMGCAAAPGKIEQHHCSKPVVTDSCTACATCLDFCPLSIISIQNQKATIDLKKCIACNNCLSNCPESAIEIDFDSLPEFSKRMVEYAYGAVKNKQGKVGYLNFLMDITPDCDCESFSDAPIVPDIGIMASIDPVALDAASYHLVNQQIGLKDSLLEHYHQIGGDKFRGVWEEVNGRVQLEYAEEIGMGTTDFNLIEL from the coding sequence ATGTCTAGCGATGTGTATTTTTCTAATTTCAGGTCTCGAAACATGGGAGAAAATAAAAATAGCAAAATTAAACAGTTATTTGACAAAGCAGGTTTTGGGGGATTACTAAAGAAAAATGATTTAACTGCAATCAAACTTCATTTTGGAGAAATGGGAAACGACACATTTCTCAAACCAGTTTTGGTGCGTCCAGTTGTTGAAAAAACTTTAGAAAATGATGCTAATCCGTTTTTAACAGATACCAATACTCTTTATTATGGGAGTCGCCATAATTCAGTTGATCATCTGCAAACTGCCCTTAAAAATGGCTTCGCCTACGCAGTTACTGATGCACCTATCATAATTGCTGATGGTATTTGTGGAAACAACTGGGTCCCTGTAAAAGTTGGCTTAAATTATTTCAACGTGGTAAAAATAGCAGGAGATATTGAAAATTCTGATAGTATGATTGTTTTGTCACATTTTAAAGGTCATGGGATGAGTGGATTCGGGGGAGCTATTAAAAACTTGGCTATGGGATGTGCTGCTGCTCCTGGAAAGATAGAACAACATCACTGTTCCAAGCCAGTGGTAACCGATTCTTGCACTGCTTGTGCCACGTGTCTGGATTTTTGCCCTTTATCTATAATATCCATTCAAAACCAAAAAGCAACTATAGATTTAAAAAAATGCATTGCTTGCAATAATTGTCTTTCTAACTGTCCAGAATCTGCCATAGAAATTGATTTTGATTCTCTACCTGAGTTTTCCAAGAGAATGGTTGAATATGCCTATGGTGCAGTTAAAAACAAACAAGGAAAGGTGGGTTATTTGAATTTCCTTATGGACATCACCCCTGACTGTGACTGTGAATCATTCAGCGACGCTCCAATTGTTCCGGATATCGGAATCATGGCTTCTATTGATCCCGTGGCACTTGATGCTGCATCATATCATCTCGTAAATCAACAAATTGGTTTGAAAGACTCTTTACTTGAACATTATCATCAGATTGGCGGTGATAAATTTAGAGGGGTTTGGGAAGAAGTTAATGGAAGGGTACAACTAGAGTATGCTGAAGAAATTGGAATGGGGACTACTGATTTTAATTTAATTGAATTGTAA
- a CDS encoding sugar phosphate isomerase/epimerase: MKIGFSTLALFMRPLEECLEIAEGDGFDLIEILCEGPYWPRNILNLSNELEVFSSYDIDVYLHAPTIDLNPASLNPGIRDETLIQLEETLDLAVKIGAKAITTHPGLIHRLEDRIRDMAKQYSIETLRKANQYAEDVGVIFSLENMPFRYAYFCNTAHEHAYFLDQCGCCATVDLGHANTNEDPKSFLQLKNTHYYHLSDNNGKKDQHLSLGKGTLDLDLISGIERGIIELNNYDNVIKSRNVLYENFDKSTASMHLKKDL; encoded by the coding sequence ATGAAAATAGGATTTTCTACTTTGGCATTATTCATGCGTCCTTTGGAAGAATGTCTGGAAATTGCCGAGGGTGATGGCTTTGATCTTATTGAAATACTCTGTGAAGGTCCTTACTGGCCTAGAAACATACTCAACCTATCAAATGAGTTGGAAGTTTTTTCATCTTATGATATAGATGTTTATTTACATGCTCCTACAATTGATCTTAATCCGGCCAGTCTAAACCCTGGAATAAGGGATGAAACCCTCATTCAACTGGAAGAAACTCTTGATTTGGCAGTTAAAATCGGTGCTAAGGCAATAACCACTCACCCTGGATTAATTCATCGATTAGAAGATCGTATCAGGGACATGGCCAAACAATATTCTATTGAAACTCTTAGGAAGGCTAATCAATATGCTGAAGATGTAGGTGTGATTTTTTCTTTAGAAAACATGCCTTTTCGCTATGCATATTTCTGTAATACTGCTCATGAACATGCTTATTTTTTAGATCAATGCGGATGCTGTGCTACTGTTGATCTGGGTCATGCCAACACTAATGAAGATCCTAAATCATTTTTGCAATTAAAAAACACCCATTATTATCATTTAAGTGATAACAACGGAAAAAAAGACCAGCACTTATCACTAGGCAAAGGTACACTTGATTTAGACCTAATTTCCGGTATAGAAAGGGGAATAATTGAATTAAATAATTATGATAATGTTATAAAAAGTAGAAATGTACTGTATGAAAATTTTGATAAATCAACAGCATCAATGCATTTAAAAAAAGATTTATGA
- a CDS encoding ATP-binding cassette domain-containing protein: MKYAIETFDLSKYYGDFTAVDALDLKVKNKTIFGFLGPNGAGKTTTIKMLTCLIPPTSGTAHVAGYDVIKNPNEVRQKIGMVPQLVSLYADLTARENAELCADYYGMPKDLKEKRINELMELVDIKYAENKLVKQLSGGQKQKVSVVASLVHQPEILFLDEPTIGLDPTTKSVLWNLIDELNQKGHTIILCSHDMYEVDMLCDHVGIINQGKLSAYDTPQGLKDTILKQKNTIKSNVNEIMQEIEKSDANTHPSFNKLKKAINKSEMDEAREMSLIVDNSDNKLIKKLFQIPCVLDIETHRSGRLTFKLANTETAITQVISAIMETGSNINSISTKDPSLEDVFIKVTAKKAKKIEKEGD; the protein is encoded by the coding sequence ATGAAATACGCTATAGAAACATTTGATCTTAGCAAATATTACGGTGATTTCACAGCCGTGGACGCTTTAGATTTGAAAGTTAAAAATAAAACAATATTTGGATTTTTAGGCCCTAATGGGGCTGGTAAAACTACTACTATAAAAATGTTGACTTGTCTAATCCCACCAACATCTGGAACAGCTCATGTGGCCGGTTATGACGTGATAAAAAATCCAAATGAAGTTCGCCAAAAAATAGGCATGGTCCCGCAACTAGTGAGCCTATACGCTGATCTTACTGCCAGAGAAAATGCTGAATTATGTGCAGATTATTATGGAATGCCTAAAGACCTTAAAGAAAAGAGAATCAATGAATTGATGGAATTAGTTGATATCAAATATGCTGAGAATAAACTAGTTAAACAACTATCAGGAGGACAAAAACAAAAAGTATCGGTGGTTGCTAGCCTTGTACATCAGCCAGAAATTCTATTTTTGGATGAACCCACCATCGGATTAGATCCTACAACTAAAAGCGTCCTATGGAACCTTATTGATGAACTAAACCAAAAAGGCCATACCATCATTCTCTGCTCCCACGACATGTACGAAGTGGACATGCTCTGTGATCATGTAGGCATAATTAACCAGGGAAAATTATCAGCCTATGACACCCCACAAGGTCTAAAAGACACCATATTAAAGCAAAAAAATACTATTAAAAGCAATGTGAATGAAATTATGCAGGAAATTGAAAAATCCGATGCTAATACCCATCCTTCTTTTAATAAACTTAAAAAAGCGATAAATAAATCTGAAATGGATGAAGCCAGGGAAATGAGCTTGATAGTAGATAATTCAGATAACAAGTTGATTAAGAAATTATTCCAAATTCCTTGTGTTCTGGACATTGAAACTCACCGATCAGGTAGGCTTACTTTTAAATTAGCCAATACCGAAACTGCAATCACTCAAGTGATATCTGCAATTATGGAGACAGGAAGTAACATAAACTCAATTTCAACTAAAGATCCCTCTTTAGAAGATGTGTTCATCAAAGTAACTGCGAAAAAGGCCAAAAAAATAGAAAAGGAGGGTGATTAA
- a CDS encoding ABC-2 transporter permease, whose protein sequence is MSETKKIWWMIKKDLLVLWRHKPRLASILLFPILMIALFGYGMGGEIENIPVVVVKQTDGPVTDATLNAIKEMSLYDVKDIISDPQRGREMVETGQIKAAILLPPDYENINSSNSKSVVVYVDSSDQMATQMLVPATQALFSQISSQIGMKKLDALQAQSTQLSSMQVQSQEVQSSSSLPSLNFQNIMNSINFQVNKIYGDTKYIDFLVPAILAMTVMMGAMMSMGESLAGERERGELARLFMTPTSVATVVAGKIISRLVIQTTTAMILLGSAILLFNITISGSLLLTIVLLILIALCFVGFGIMVSARVGTQEDYVQMVMPFTMPMMFISGVFYPLETMPWIFQKIAYIAPLTYANDAMRGVMLKGATIGDIWIDVAVLLGFTFLFFAMGVTRFNRDI, encoded by the coding sequence ATGTCTGAAACAAAAAAAATTTGGTGGATGATTAAAAAGGATTTATTAGTTCTATGGAGGCATAAACCCCGTTTAGCATCCATATTACTATTCCCAATTCTTATGATCGCCCTTTTTGGTTATGGCATGGGGGGAGAAATTGAAAACATTCCGGTGGTTGTGGTTAAACAGACTGATGGTCCGGTGACCGACGCAACCCTTAACGCTATTAAAGAAATGTCACTATACGATGTTAAGGATATTATCAGTGACCCCCAGCGGGGTCGAGAAATGGTTGAAACAGGACAGATCAAAGCAGCTATCTTGTTGCCTCCAGATTATGAGAATATTAATAGCAGCAACTCAAAGTCCGTGGTTGTTTACGTTGATTCATCCGATCAAATGGCCACACAAATGTTGGTCCCAGCAACCCAAGCCCTCTTTAGCCAAATATCATCTCAAATTGGAATGAAAAAACTCGACGCATTACAAGCTCAATCAACTCAATTGTCTTCCATGCAAGTACAATCCCAAGAAGTTCAGTCCAGTTCATCATTACCTTCTCTTAACTTCCAGAACATTATGAACTCCATCAACTTCCAAGTCAACAAGATTTATGGAGACACAAAATATATTGACTTCCTTGTACCAGCAATTCTGGCCATGACAGTTATGATGGGGGCAATGATGAGTATGGGCGAGTCTTTGGCAGGAGAACGAGAGCGAGGTGAGCTTGCCAGACTTTTCATGACTCCCACCAGTGTTGCCACAGTGGTAGCAGGTAAAATTATATCAAGACTCGTCATTCAAACCACAACAGCCATGATATTGCTTGGTTCAGCCATTTTACTGTTTAATATTACAATATCTGGTAGTTTGTTACTCACCATCGTCTTGCTAATACTGATTGCATTGTGTTTTGTGGGTTTCGGCATAATGGTTTCAGCCCGAGTTGGTACTCAAGAAGACTACGTTCAGATGGTCATGCCCTTTACCATGCCCATGATGTTCATCTCTGGAGTTTTCTATCCACTGGAAACTATGCCTTGGATATTCCAAAAAATAGCATACATAGCACCTTTAACCTATGCTAATGACGCAATGCGAGGAGTTATGTTAAAAGGAGCGACTATAGGGGATATATGGATCGATGTCGCTGTTCTTTTGGGTTTCACATTTTTGTTCTTTGCAATGGGTGTAACTAGGTTTAACAGAGATATTTAG
- a CDS encoding DUF63 family protein, producing the protein MLFDSILQYIQENFIYLHPGYTTLNTIVFGIILGLVILVIIKMFRWIEKDPKDLLIPLIPFIFFGSSARALVDNGIYPLTYIMVTPGIYVLTGLSAIFTLLASVFIERKMGWNYRYIIFIIGAVICLPNIYHTPHLNLTASIEILSSWGLISLPFILLSKKWSLLKDKFNLSILLAHLLDASTTFIAVDYYGYAEQHVLPNALTQLADTAIIMYPLKIAVILPALYVIDTYVEDRTIRNMLKLAIFILGLAPGLRNFLSLSMGT; encoded by the coding sequence ATGTTGTTTGATTCTATCCTACAGTACATCCAGGAAAACTTTATATACTTACACCCTGGTTACACTACCTTGAATACTATAGTCTTTGGAATAATATTGGGTCTAGTAATCCTAGTAATAATCAAAATGTTCAGATGGATAGAAAAAGACCCGAAAGATCTTTTGATACCATTAATTCCCTTCATATTCTTCGGGTCCAGTGCTCGAGCACTAGTCGATAATGGAATATATCCTTTAACCTACATCATGGTAACTCCTGGAATATATGTTTTAACTGGATTATCAGCTATTTTCACATTATTAGCATCAGTTTTCATTGAACGCAAGATGGGATGGAATTATCGTTACATTATATTTATAATTGGTGCAGTTATTTGTCTTCCAAATATATATCACACTCCACACCTCAACCTCACAGCAAGTATTGAGATTTTGAGCTCATGGGGTCTAATATCACTCCCATTTATATTATTAAGTAAAAAATGGAGTCTTCTAAAGGACAAATTCAATTTAAGTATTTTATTAGCTCATTTATTAGACGCAAGCACTACCTTTATAGCTGTGGACTACTATGGGTATGCTGAACAACACGTTCTACCCAACGCACTCACTCAATTAGCAGACACTGCTATTATAATGTATCCCTTGAAAATTGCAGTCATATTACCGGCTCTTTATGTTATAGACACTTATGTTGAAGATCGAACTATTCGAAACATGTTAAAATTGGCAATATTCATTTTGGGCTTGGCACCAGGTCTCAGAAATTTCTTGAGCTTGAGCATGGGAACCTAA
- a CDS encoding PQQ-binding-like beta-propeller repeat protein → MNVRTKQILLGFLITCILASPALVAGADWNMFHENPQRTGYLEQPADFTPTVWYFSTQGSIKSSPAILNKVAYFGSSDGHVYAVNLEDCSKLWDYKTDGAVVSSPSISGDYLYVGSKDGYIYAQDIKNGNVKWKYKTGNSIESSPLIQNNMIFIGSNDGRVYSIYKSNGTKNWEYNTGNAVKSSPVIINDYLIIGSDDGKIYALNMETGDKKWEYTTGDKVQSSPAVMNNVAYVGSDDGKLYAININNGTLKWNYDMGKPVYSSPTIDTNDNSLFVGADNGKMVCLDTRNGVEKWSYNATGAVKTSAAIVKNKIVFGSDGGTVYIVNKYNGNLEWNYNPGYGIINQAIQSSPAVYGNMIYIGADDGSLYALNNDKMNGPTSVYAYYIGGTLVILAIFLVAVKIIRKRSKKAE, encoded by the coding sequence ATGAACGTACGTACTAAACAAATTTTATTAGGATTTCTGATAACTTGCATTTTGGCATCACCAGCTCTAGTTGCAGGGGCTGATTGGAATATGTTCCATGAAAACCCCCAACGAACAGGATATCTTGAACAACCCGCTGATTTCACCCCCACTGTCTGGTATTTCAGCACTCAAGGCTCAATAAAGTCATCACCCGCAATTTTAAACAAAGTAGCTTATTTCGGATCATCAGATGGCCATGTGTATGCGGTGAACCTAGAAGACTGTAGTAAATTATGGGATTATAAAACCGACGGAGCTGTAGTATCATCCCCTTCAATTTCTGGAGACTATTTATATGTGGGATCAAAGGACGGATACATTTACGCACAAGATATTAAAAATGGAAATGTTAAATGGAAATATAAAACTGGAAATTCCATAGAATCATCCCCCCTAATCCAAAACAACATGATATTCATTGGTTCAAATGACGGAAGAGTTTATAGCATATATAAATCAAATGGGACTAAAAATTGGGAATATAACACTGGCAACGCAGTTAAATCATCCCCCGTTATCATAAATGATTATTTGATTATCGGTTCAGATGATGGGAAAATTTACGCATTAAACATGGAAACTGGGGATAAAAAATGGGAATACACCACTGGGGATAAGGTACAATCATCCCCCGCTGTGATGAATAATGTTGCCTATGTTGGATCAGATGATGGTAAACTATATGCTATTAATATCAATAATGGGACGCTCAAATGGAACTATGACATGGGAAAACCAGTATATTCATCACCAACAATTGATACCAATGACAATAGCTTATTTGTAGGAGCTGATAATGGGAAAATGGTTTGCTTAGACACGCGAAATGGAGTCGAAAAATGGAGTTATAATGCTACTGGCGCTGTCAAAACATCAGCAGCTATCGTGAAAAATAAAATAGTCTTCGGATCAGATGGAGGCACTGTTTACATTGTAAACAAATATAATGGCAACCTTGAATGGAATTATAATCCAGGTTATGGCATAATTAACCAAGCCATTCAATCATCTCCAGCAGTTTATGGAAACATGATCTACATCGGTGCTGATGATGGATCCCTGTATGCCTTGAACAATGACAAAATGAATGGACCAACCTCAGTATACGCTTATTACATAGGTGGAACTCTTGTGATCTTGGCCATTTTCTTGGTTGCAGTTAAAATAATCCGTAAACGAAGTAAGAAAGCAGAATGA
- a CDS encoding response regulator — MSTVKILVVEDERITAEDMRKALNSVGYEVPAIVSSGEDAIKVSEEIKPDLVIMDIKLEGEMDGIEAAEKIRSKLGIPIIYLTAYSDEKTVQRAKITEPSGFILKQPYGFLRKPFEESELNTAIEITLYRHRLEKRLRKHDQWLGATLRSISDAVIATDPQAQVRFMNSMAEELTGWLEEDALGHDVRDIFKPIGFKFPLGEDISLKGEYSFNMASLTAKDETTITVNGSVTPINNIDGKMDGFVIIFRSVE; from the coding sequence GTGTCGACTGTGAAAATTCTTGTAGTGGAAGACGAAAGAATTACTGCTGAAGATATGAGAAAAGCCCTCAATAGTGTGGGTTACGAGGTTCCAGCCATTGTTTCTTCAGGAGAAGATGCAATCAAAGTCTCGGAAGAAATAAAACCAGATCTAGTTATAATGGATATCAAGTTGGAAGGAGAAATGGATGGTATTGAAGCGGCAGAAAAAATACGATCCAAACTAGGCATTCCAATTATCTATTTAACAGCTTATTCTGATGAAAAAACAGTTCAAAGAGCTAAAATAACTGAACCATCAGGATTTATCCTAAAACAACCGTACGGATTTTTACGTAAACCATTTGAAGAGAGCGAACTTAACACTGCTATTGAAATTACCCTATACAGGCACCGATTGGAGAAAAGACTCCGTAAACATGACCAATGGTTGGGAGCAACACTTAGGAGCATAAGTGACGCTGTGATTGCCACTGATCCCCAAGCACAAGTGCGTTTTATGAATTCCATGGCTGAAGAATTAACAGGATGGCTAGAAGAAGACGCATTAGGGCATGATGTTCGTGATATTTTCAAACCAATAGGGTTTAAATTTCCCCTTGGTGAAGATATCTCCTTGAAAGGCGAATATTCATTCAACATGGCTTCACTCACAGCCAAAGATGAAACCACTATTACTGTTAATGGTAGTGTAACACCGATTAATAACATCGATGGCAAAATGGATGGTTTTGTAATAATATTTCGTTCAGTGGAATAA
- a CDS encoding PHP domain-containing protein encodes MIIDPHIHSTYSGDSTASVKDIIKHSRKIGLDAIAIADHNSLKGSEVALKNYGKMDDLVIIPAMEVSTSKGHIVALGISEEIPKGISPEETVDLIRIQGGIAVAAHPFVTYREGLFTQVKYVDVDAMETLNSRYIFGYSNWRAKKMAIEKKIPQIGASDAHFLGAIGSCVTQLEADFSVDGIIKGILSGKTNVFGDRTPLPLILKEVINKKIKRI; translated from the coding sequence ATGATCATTGACCCCCACATTCACAGTACATACTCTGGAGACTCTACCGCATCTGTAAAAGACATTATAAAACATTCCCGAAAAATTGGTTTAGATGCAATAGCCATTGCTGACCATAATTCCCTCAAAGGTTCTGAAGTAGCTTTAAAAAATTATGGGAAAATGGATGATCTGGTGATCATACCCGCCATGGAGGTATCAACAAGTAAAGGACACATTGTGGCCTTAGGCATAAGTGAAGAGATACCGAAAGGAATCTCTCCTGAAGAAACTGTTGATCTCATTCGAATTCAGGGAGGAATTGCAGTGGCAGCCCATCCATTTGTTACTTATCGTGAAGGACTGTTTACCCAAGTAAAATATGTAGATGTGGATGCCATGGAAACTCTGAACTCACGTTACATTTTTGGATATTCAAATTGGCGAGCTAAAAAAATGGCCATAGAAAAGAAAATTCCCCAAATAGGTGCTAGTGATGCACACTTTCTAGGGGCCATAGGCAGCTGTGTTACCCAACTGGAAGCAGATTTTTCAGTAGATGGCATTATCAAAGGAATTCTATCTGGGAAGACCAATGTTTTCGGAGATCGGACTCCCCTACCACTCATCCTGAAAGAAGTTATAAACAAGAAGATCAAACGAATTTAA